The Metabacillus sediminilitoris genome window below encodes:
- a CDS encoding YeeE/YedE family protein, translated as MIQMLITGLICGILLGFVMQRGRFCLTGGFRDMYIAKDNRMFYALLIAIAVQSVGVFALIQFGVFEFSAGAFPWLAVIVGSFIFGIGIVLAGGCATGTWYRAGEGLLGSWIALFGYMAMSAIMKSGPLMPVNTSIQSVQLGSNSISETTGIPTWIFIVVLVTIVAAIVIRELKKPKVFIPQMKPKRTGLSHLLFEKRWHPFFTATLVGIIAILAWPLSVATGRIGGLGITTPSANILQFLVTGDQTLINWGVFLVLGIFLGSFIAAKASREFRFRMPDAKTGITSFIGGNVMGFGASLAGGCSIGNGLVMTAMMTWQGWVALLFMILGTWTASYFVFVRPRIKKTVASATTVTTA; from the coding sequence ATGATTCAAATGTTAATAACTGGCCTAATTTGTGGTATATTACTAGGTTTTGTCATGCAAAGAGGGCGTTTTTGTTTAACTGGTGGCTTTAGAGATATGTATATTGCGAAAGATAATCGTATGTTTTATGCTTTATTAATCGCAATCGCTGTACAAAGTGTTGGTGTATTTGCTTTAATTCAATTCGGTGTATTTGAATTTTCAGCAGGTGCATTTCCTTGGTTAGCCGTTATAGTAGGTTCTTTTATTTTTGGAATTGGAATTGTTCTTGCTGGAGGATGTGCTACAGGAACATGGTATCGGGCTGGGGAAGGCTTACTTGGAAGCTGGATCGCTCTATTTGGTTATATGGCTATGAGTGCAATTATGAAATCTGGTCCATTGATGCCAGTAAATACTTCTATTCAATCTGTTCAACTAGGTAGTAACTCTATTTCTGAAACAACCGGAATACCAACTTGGATTTTTATTGTCGTTTTGGTTACGATTGTGGCAGCTATAGTTATTAGAGAACTTAAAAAGCCAAAAGTTTTCATTCCACAAATGAAACCTAAGCGTACTGGTCTTTCTCATTTACTATTTGAAAAAAGATGGCATCCATTTTTTACAGCTACATTAGTCGGTATCATTGCTATTCTTGCATGGCCGCTTAGTGTTGCGACAGGAAGAATAGGTGGTCTTGGAATTACCACTCCGTCTGCAAATATTCTTCAATTTTTAGTAACAGGTGATCAAACTTTAATCAATTGGGGCGTTTTCCTTGTACTTGGAATTTTCTTAGGCTCGTTCATTGCCGCAAAGGCAAGTCGGGAATTTCGCTTTAGAATGCCTGATGCAAAAACTGGTATTACTAGTTTTATAGGTGGAAATGTAATGGGATTTGGTGCTAGTTTAGCTGGCGGATGTTCAATTGGAAATGGATTAGTCATGACTGCTATGATGACATGGCAAGGTTGGGTTGCATTACTATTTATGATATTAGGTACATGGACAGCTTCTTATTTTGTATTTGTTCGACCACGAATTAAAAAAACTGTTGCTTCTGCTACAACAGTAACAACGGCATAG
- a CDS encoding DUF3231 family protein, which yields MSSSQVPISASELANLWMTYQEKTMMLRVLEHFIEHADHEEKLLLQMHHENAAKNAEKITIILQQEGAVVPIGFTESDIHKGVPKLYDYMYDILYLHMMTKVEMSLYALFTGMSYRKDIEDFFIGLTAKSQEMNSLSTQLLLEKGVLVRPALVSMPKEVHFVNDKNYMDGFHWFSEKRSLNTVEVSLIHHAIETNLIGMQLMIGFAQVAKNPEVQDYFVKGMKLSKKIEIDLGEFLRESFIEPPATHAGKATTSKTAPFSDKLMMYNSSLLASFGLGSNALGGAFSLRSDLPAKMGFLVKDIFTFAQDGGKIMIKNGWMEEPPQIEDRNKLTN from the coding sequence ATGTCTTCAAGTCAAGTGCCTATTTCAGCTTCAGAATTAGCAAATTTGTGGATGACCTATCAAGAAAAAACAATGATGCTCAGGGTATTAGAGCATTTTATAGAGCACGCGGATCATGAAGAAAAACTACTTTTACAAATGCATCATGAAAATGCTGCTAAAAACGCTGAGAAGATTACAATCATTCTCCAGCAAGAAGGTGCAGTAGTACCTATTGGTTTTACTGAAAGCGATATACATAAAGGTGTTCCAAAATTATATGACTACATGTACGATATATTGTACTTGCATATGATGACTAAGGTTGAAATGAGTCTTTATGCTCTGTTTACAGGCATGTCCTATCGAAAGGATATTGAGGACTTTTTTATAGGATTGACTGCAAAATCTCAGGAAATGAATAGTCTCTCAACCCAACTCCTACTAGAAAAAGGAGTCTTAGTACGCCCGGCTTTAGTTTCAATGCCAAAAGAAGTCCATTTTGTTAATGATAAAAATTATATGGATGGTTTTCATTGGTTTAGTGAGAAGAGATCTTTAAATACAGTTGAAGTTTCACTTATCCATCATGCGATCGAAACAAATCTTATCGGGATGCAATTAATGATTGGCTTTGCTCAAGTAGCTAAAAATCCTGAGGTACAAGATTATTTTGTTAAAGGTATGAAATTATCTAAAAAAATTGAGATTGATTTAGGTGAATTTTTGCGTGAAAGTTTTATTGAACCGCCAGCTACACATGCAGGTAAAGCAACAACATCAAAAACAGCACCTTTTTCTGATAAATTAATGATGTATAATTCCAGTTTATTAGCTTCATTTGGACTTGGTAGTAATGCTTTAGGCGGTGCATTTAGTTTACGTAGTGACTTACCTGCAAAAATGGGGTTTCTTGTAAAAGATATTTTCACTTTCGCTCAAGATGGCGGAAAGATTATGATTAAAAATGGCTGGATGGAAGAACCTCCACAAATTGAAGATCGCAACAAGTTAACAAATTAA
- a CDS encoding LL-diaminopimelate aminotransferase yields the protein MQITLSNRMKSFQPSIFSELSLYKKQKLSQGAPIIDLSIGSPDLAPPDFITKSLAKEVLKEDQYGYSLTGTSQFNQAVSMFYKKNYQVEFNHENEVIMLMGSQDGLVHFPMVFANPGDIILVPDPGYTAYTAGIAMAGANPYFMPLLKENNFLPDLSKIPDEIAEKAKMMILNFPGNPVPVLAGKEYFTKVVEFAKKHNILILHDFAYSELYYDDNKPVSFLSVEGAKDVGVEISSFSKNYNMAGSRIGYLAGNKDIIQAMKQLKSNLDYGVFLPIQNAAIEALQNGEDFCKESRKIYQSRRDLLVTGLREIGWEIRKPDAGMFLWAEIPKGWTSVEFTYTLIDKANVVVTPGSAFGPNGEGYVRIALIQSIEKLKEVISSIDKANIFKN from the coding sequence ATGCAAATAACATTATCAAATAGGATGAAGTCTTTTCAACCTTCAATTTTTAGTGAACTTTCCCTCTATAAAAAGCAAAAACTAAGTCAAGGTGCACCAATAATTGATTTAAGTATTGGTAGTCCAGATTTAGCTCCACCAGATTTTATTACAAAAAGCCTGGCAAAAGAGGTGTTGAAAGAGGATCAATATGGATATTCATTAACTGGTACTTCCCAGTTTAATCAAGCGGTTTCGATGTTTTATAAGAAAAATTATCAAGTAGAATTCAATCATGAAAATGAAGTCATTATGCTGATGGGTTCGCAAGATGGGCTTGTTCATTTTCCAATGGTTTTTGCTAATCCAGGGGACATTATATTAGTTCCAGATCCAGGTTATACAGCATATACGGCGGGCATTGCTATGGCTGGAGCAAATCCGTATTTTATGCCATTGTTAAAGGAAAATAACTTCTTGCCGGACCTTTCTAAGATACCTGATGAAATAGCAGAAAAAGCGAAAATGATGATTTTAAACTTTCCTGGTAATCCAGTTCCTGTGTTAGCGGGTAAAGAATATTTTACGAAGGTAGTAGAATTTGCCAAAAAGCATAACATTCTTATCCTTCATGATTTTGCGTATTCGGAGCTTTATTATGATGACAATAAACCTGTCAGTTTTTTATCTGTGGAAGGTGCGAAAGACGTAGGTGTAGAAATTTCATCATTTTCTAAAAACTACAATATGGCAGGAAGTCGGATTGGATATTTAGCAGGTAATAAAGATATTATTCAAGCTATGAAGCAGTTGAAAAGCAATTTAGATTATGGAGTGTTTTTGCCAATTCAAAATGCAGCGATTGAAGCTTTGCAGAATGGTGAAGATTTTTGTAAAGAAAGCAGAAAAATTTATCAGTCAAGAAGGGACCTATTAGTTACAGGGTTAAGAGAAATAGGCTGGGAGATAAGAAAGCCTGATGCAGGGATGTTTCTCTGGGCGGAGATTCCAAAAGGATGGACATCTGTAGAATTTACTTATACTTTGATAGATAAGGCTAATGTGGTTGTTACACCAGGATCTGCGTTTGGTCCAAATGGTGAGGGGTATGTCCGAATTGCTTTAATCCAAAGTATAGAAAAGCTCAAAGAAGTCATTTCGTCAATTGACAAGGCAAATATATTCAAAAATTAA
- a CDS encoding methylated-DNA--[protein]-cysteine S-methyltransferase: protein MSTKNNLTIYWSLLNYKEWNLYLAATAKGLCFVGSQNMPFDELSVWANKRFPGIPLTEDREILIPYESEVIEYLEGKRKCFTVSYDVKGTPFQQAVWSALSEIPYGHTKTYSDIANIIKKPAAVRAVGTAIGANPLLIAVPCHRIVGKNGNLTGYRGGLDMKSDLLDIERKGLI from the coding sequence ATGAGTACAAAAAATAATCTGACCATATATTGGTCTTTGCTAAATTATAAGGAATGGAATTTATATCTTGCAGCAACTGCAAAAGGTTTATGCTTCGTAGGTTCTCAAAATATGCCGTTTGATGAATTGTCAGTTTGGGCAAATAAGCGTTTTCCTGGAATTCCTCTAACAGAAGACCGTGAAATACTAATACCTTATGAAAGTGAGGTAATTGAGTATTTAGAAGGGAAAAGGAAATGTTTTACTGTCTCATATGATGTGAAGGGAACACCATTCCAACAGGCAGTTTGGAGTGCACTTAGTGAAATTCCTTATGGTCACACGAAAACGTATTCTGACATAGCCAATATTATAAAAAAACCTGCTGCTGTGCGTGCTGTAGGTACTGCAATTGGTGCAAATCCCTTATTAATCGCCGTACCGTGTCATCGTATAGTAGGTAAAAATGGAAATCTAACTGGCTACAGAGGTGGATTGGATATGAAGAGTGATCTCTTGGATATTGAACGAAAAGGTTTAATTTAA
- a CDS encoding sulfurtransferase TusA family protein gives MKKTLEVMGQVCPFPLIEAKKEIEDIGSGDELVINFDCTQATESIPRWAAEEGHTITNYEQLSDAAWTITVQKNSLV, from the coding sequence ATGAAAAAAACATTAGAAGTTATGGGTCAAGTTTGCCCTTTCCCATTAATTGAAGCAAAAAAAGAAATTGAAGATATCGGTTCTGGAGATGAATTGGTTATTAATTTTGATTGTACACAAGCAACAGAAAGTATTCCTCGCTGGGCTGCTGAAGAAGGTCATACTATAACAAATTATGAACAACTCAGTGATGCAGCATGGACGATTACTGTACAAAAAAATAGTCTAGTATAG